The Camelus bactrianus isolate YW-2024 breed Bactrian camel chromosome 12, ASM4877302v1, whole genome shotgun sequence genome includes a window with the following:
- the GGA1 gene encoding ADP-ribosylation factor-binding protein GGA1 isoform X1, with translation MEPAMEPETLEARINRATNPLNKELNWASINSFCEQLNEDFEGPPLATRLLAHKIQSPQEWEAIQALTVLETCMKSCGKRFHDEVGKFRFLNELIKVVSPKYLGSRTSEKVKNKILELLYSWTVGLPEEVKIAEAYQMLKKQGIVKADPKLPDDATFPLPPPRPKNVIFEDEEKSKMLARLLKSSHPEDLRAANKLIKEMVQEDQKRMEKISKRVSAIEEVNNNVKLLTEMVMNHSQGRAVARSSEDLMKELYQRCERMRPTLFRLASDTEDNDEALAEILQANDNLTQVITLYKQLVRGEEVNGDATAASIPGSTSALLDLSGLDLPPASTTCPAMPTCPGDQASPEQPSTSVSLLDDELMSLGLSDPTPPAGPSLDGVGWNSFQSSEGTEPPAPAPAPSVDSQPPAQTSLPASSGLDDLDLLGKTLLQQSLPPESQQVRWEKQQPAPRLTLRDLQNKSSCSVPSSGASSRLHTVSPEPPGPLQQPTPTELSLANITVPLESIKPSSILPVTVYDQHGFRVLFHFARDPLPGRSDVLVVVVSMLSTAPQPIRNIVFQSAVPKVMKVKLQPPSGTELPAFNPIVHPSAITQVLLLANPQKEKVRLRYKLLFTMGDQTYNEMGDVDQFPPPETWGSL, from the exons ATGGAGCCCGCGATGGAGCCGGAGACTCTGGAGGCGCGAATCA ACAGAGCCACAAACCCCTTGAACAAGGAGCTGAACTGGGCCAGCATCAACAGCTTCTGCGAGCAGCTCAACGAGGACTTTGAGGG GCCTCCACTTGCCACCCGGTTGTTGGCTCACAAGATCCAGTCCCCGCAGGAGTGGGAAGCGATCCAGGCTCTGACA gtGCTGGAAACATGCATGAAGAGCTGTGGCAAGAGGTTCCACGACGAGGTGGGCAAGTTCCGCTTCCTCAACGAGCTCATCAAGGTTGTGTCTCCCAAG TACCTGGGCTCTCGGACGTCAGAGAAGGTGAAGAACAAGATCTTGGAGCTCCTCTACAGCTGGACGGTCGGCCTCCCCGAGGAGGTGAAGATCGCCGAGGCCTACCAGATGCTGAAGAAACAGG GGATTGTGAAGGCCGACCCCAAGCTTCCAGATGACGCcacctttccccttcctcctccacggCCCAAGAATGTGATCTTTGAAGACGAGGAGAAATCCAAG ATGCTGGCCCGCCTGCTGAAGAGCTCCCACCCTGAGGACCTCCGAGCAGCCAACAAACTCATCAAGGAGATGGTGCAGGAG GACCAGAAGCGGATGGAGAAGATCTCGAAGCGGGTGAGTGCCATCGAGGAGGTGAACAACAATGTGAAGCTGCTGACAGAGATGGTGATGAACCACAGCCAGGGCAGGGCAGTGGCCCGCAGCAGCGAGGACCTCATGAAG GAACTGTACCAGCGCTGTGAGCGCATGCGGCCCACGCTTTTCCGACTGGCCAGCGACACAGAGGACAATGACGAGGCCTTAG CCGAGATCCTGCAAGCCAACGACAACCTCACCCAGGTCATCACCCTGTACAAGCAGCTGGTGCGGGGCGAGGAGGTCAACGGTGACGCCACAGCCGCCTCCATCCCCG GGAGCACCTCGGCCCTGTTGGACCTCTCAGGCCTGGATCTCCCTCCGGCCAGCACCACCTGCCCAGCCATGCCCACCTGCCCAGGTGACCAGGCCAGCCCCGAGCAGCCCAGCACCTCAGTCTCCCTGCTTGATGACGAGCTCATGTCTCTGG GCCTGAGCGACCCTACACCCCCTGCAGGCCCAAGCTTGGATGGTGTTGGATGGAACAGCTTCCAG TCGTCTGAGGGCACTgaacccccagcccctgctccagcccccagcGTGGACAGTCAGCCCCCAGCGCAGACATCCCTGCCAGCAAGCAGTGGTCTGGATGACCTGGACCTCCTGGGGAAGACCCTCCTCCAGCAGTCTCTGCCCCCCGAGTCCCAGCAAGTGCGGTG GGAGAAGCAGCAGCCAGCCCCCCGGCTCACGCTCCGGGACCTGCAGAATAAAAGTAGCTGCAGTGTACCCAgctctggtgccagcagccgcctCCACACCGTGTCCCCTGAGCCCCCCGGGCCTCTGCAGCAGCCCACGCCGACAGAGCTCTCGCTGGCCAACATCACTGTGCCTCTGGAGTCCATCAAACCCA GCAGCATCCTGCCAGTGACTGTGTATGACCAGCATGGCTTCCGGGTCCTCTTCCATTTTGCTCGAGACCCACTGCCCGGGCGCTCTGacgtgctggtggtggtggtttccaTGCTGAGCACCGCCCCCCAGCCCATCCGCAACATCGTTTTCCAGTCGGCTGTCCCCAAG GTCATGAAGGTGAAGCTGCAGCCACCCTCAGGCACAGAGCTGCCAGCATTTAACCCCATCGTCCACCCCTCGGCCATCACCCAGGTCCTGCTTCTTGCCAACCCCCAGAAG GAGAAGGTTCGCCTCCGCTACAAGCTCCTCTTCACCATGGGCGACCAGACCTACAATGAGATGGGGGATGTGGACCAGTTCCCCCCACCTGAGACCTGGGGGAGCCTCTAG
- the GGA1 gene encoding ADP-ribosylation factor-binding protein GGA1 isoform X2 → MKSCGKRFHDEVGKFRFLNELIKVVSPKYLGSRTSEKVKNKILELLYSWTVGLPEEVKIAEAYQMLKKQGIVKADPKLPDDATFPLPPPRPKNVIFEDEEKSKMLARLLKSSHPEDLRAANKLIKEMVQEDQKRMEKISKRVSAIEEVNNNVKLLTEMVMNHSQGRAVARSSEDLMKELYQRCERMRPTLFRLASDTEDNDEALAEILQANDNLTQVITLYKQLVRGEEVNGDATAASIPGSTSALLDLSGLDLPPASTTCPAMPTCPGDQASPEQPSTSVSLLDDELMSLGLSDPTPPAGPSLDGVGWNSFQSSEGTEPPAPAPAPSVDSQPPAQTSLPASSGLDDLDLLGKTLLQQSLPPESQQVRWEKQQPAPRLTLRDLQNKSSCSVPSSGASSRLHTVSPEPPGPLQQPTPTELSLANITVPLESIKPSSILPVTVYDQHGFRVLFHFARDPLPGRSDVLVVVVSMLSTAPQPIRNIVFQSAVPKVMKVKLQPPSGTELPAFNPIVHPSAITQVLLLANPQKEKVRLRYKLLFTMGDQTYNEMGDVDQFPPPETWGSL, encoded by the exons ATGAAGAGCTGTGGCAAGAGGTTCCACGACGAGGTGGGCAAGTTCCGCTTCCTCAACGAGCTCATCAAGGTTGTGTCTCCCAAG TACCTGGGCTCTCGGACGTCAGAGAAGGTGAAGAACAAGATCTTGGAGCTCCTCTACAGCTGGACGGTCGGCCTCCCCGAGGAGGTGAAGATCGCCGAGGCCTACCAGATGCTGAAGAAACAGG GGATTGTGAAGGCCGACCCCAAGCTTCCAGATGACGCcacctttccccttcctcctccacggCCCAAGAATGTGATCTTTGAAGACGAGGAGAAATCCAAG ATGCTGGCCCGCCTGCTGAAGAGCTCCCACCCTGAGGACCTCCGAGCAGCCAACAAACTCATCAAGGAGATGGTGCAGGAG GACCAGAAGCGGATGGAGAAGATCTCGAAGCGGGTGAGTGCCATCGAGGAGGTGAACAACAATGTGAAGCTGCTGACAGAGATGGTGATGAACCACAGCCAGGGCAGGGCAGTGGCCCGCAGCAGCGAGGACCTCATGAAG GAACTGTACCAGCGCTGTGAGCGCATGCGGCCCACGCTTTTCCGACTGGCCAGCGACACAGAGGACAATGACGAGGCCTTAG CCGAGATCCTGCAAGCCAACGACAACCTCACCCAGGTCATCACCCTGTACAAGCAGCTGGTGCGGGGCGAGGAGGTCAACGGTGACGCCACAGCCGCCTCCATCCCCG GGAGCACCTCGGCCCTGTTGGACCTCTCAGGCCTGGATCTCCCTCCGGCCAGCACCACCTGCCCAGCCATGCCCACCTGCCCAGGTGACCAGGCCAGCCCCGAGCAGCCCAGCACCTCAGTCTCCCTGCTTGATGACGAGCTCATGTCTCTGG GCCTGAGCGACCCTACACCCCCTGCAGGCCCAAGCTTGGATGGTGTTGGATGGAACAGCTTCCAG TCGTCTGAGGGCACTgaacccccagcccctgctccagcccccagcGTGGACAGTCAGCCCCCAGCGCAGACATCCCTGCCAGCAAGCAGTGGTCTGGATGACCTGGACCTCCTGGGGAAGACCCTCCTCCAGCAGTCTCTGCCCCCCGAGTCCCAGCAAGTGCGGTG GGAGAAGCAGCAGCCAGCCCCCCGGCTCACGCTCCGGGACCTGCAGAATAAAAGTAGCTGCAGTGTACCCAgctctggtgccagcagccgcctCCACACCGTGTCCCCTGAGCCCCCCGGGCCTCTGCAGCAGCCCACGCCGACAGAGCTCTCGCTGGCCAACATCACTGTGCCTCTGGAGTCCATCAAACCCA GCAGCATCCTGCCAGTGACTGTGTATGACCAGCATGGCTTCCGGGTCCTCTTCCATTTTGCTCGAGACCCACTGCCCGGGCGCTCTGacgtgctggtggtggtggtttccaTGCTGAGCACCGCCCCCCAGCCCATCCGCAACATCGTTTTCCAGTCGGCTGTCCCCAAG GTCATGAAGGTGAAGCTGCAGCCACCCTCAGGCACAGAGCTGCCAGCATTTAACCCCATCGTCCACCCCTCGGCCATCACCCAGGTCCTGCTTCTTGCCAACCCCCAGAAG GAGAAGGTTCGCCTCCGCTACAAGCTCCTCTTCACCATGGGCGACCAGACCTACAATGAGATGGGGGATGTGGACCAGTTCCCCCCACCTGAGACCTGGGGGAGCCTCTAG